One region of Armigeres subalbatus isolate Guangzhou_Male chromosome 3, GZ_Asu_2, whole genome shotgun sequence genomic DNA includes:
- the LOC134219827 gene encoding uncharacterized protein LOC134219827, with translation MNLEQKTKSKKMTTEQVKELIAARVHFNNLFTRKFFDKKAAWRTIQDHTGLFEFTVEQLKIKWANLTRKYKLLITPPTGGATENGETTPGDWEYFDLLHEKK, from the exons ATGAATCTGGAACAGAAAACCAAATCCAAGAAAA TGACCACAGAACAAGTGAAGGAACTGATTGCAGCTCGTGTGCATTTCAATAACCTTTTCACCAGgaaatttttcgataaaaaagcGGCCTGGAG GACTATACAAGACCATACGGGACTGTTCGAATTTACAGTGGAGCAGCTTAAAATAAAATGGGCTAACTTGACCAGGAAGTACAAG CTACTTATCACCCCGCCCACTGGAGGTGCCACGGAGAATGGTGAGACAACACCAGGCGATTGGGAATATTTCGATCTACTCCACGAAAAAAAGTAG
- the LOC134219511 gene encoding perlucin-like, whose protein sequence is MSVGWIVFLFLAFGAVAHCIVYHISRAKKTWTAAIEYCKCYGMRLAVVDTREKQKALEQALIKSPIFNKFFTSVWIGASDREREGVFVWQPTAVRIKYSKWEKRMPDNGYGGEDCVHVFSANYTSLEWLWNDWGCNGVSNIACEKIENHKKC, encoded by the exons ATGAGCGTTGGATGGATTGTTTTTCTCTTTCTTGCGTTTGGAGCTGTAGCACATTGCATAGTGTATCACATATCACGTGCAAAG AAAACATGGACCGCTGCTATTGAGTATTGTAAATGCTACGGAATGCGGCTGGCTGTGGTGGATACACGGGAAAAGCAAAAGGCACTTGAACAGGCCCTCATAAAATCGCCAATATTCAACAAATTCTTCACATCCGTATGGATTGGGGCAAGCGACAGGGAACGAGAGGGTGTCTTCGTGTGGCAGCCAACGGCAGTACGAATTAAATACAGCAAATGGGAGAAAAGAATGCCGGACAATGGATATGGCGGGGAAGATTGCGTTCACGTATTTTCGGCCAACTATACCTCTCTGGAATGGTTGTGGAATGACTGGGGGTGTAATGGCGTTTCCAATATTGCAtgtgaaaaaatcgaaaatcacaaaaaatgttaa